In Halobacterium sp. R2-5, the following are encoded in one genomic region:
- a CDS encoding plastocyanin/azurin family copper-binding protein has product MGDRTRRTRRDVLRATAGAGAAAALAGCLGGGDGEDDVEALDAPEGTEVVEVGPDGNYVFDPEELTVSTGTTVRFVWLSATHNVAVTSQPEDADWSGHDTIEDRGFSFEHTFEVPGRYEYVCTPHRGQGMTGAVVVEE; this is encoded by the coding sequence ATGGGAGACCGAACGCGACGGACGCGACGCGACGTGCTGCGCGCGACCGCCGGCGCCGGCGCGGCGGCGGCGCTCGCCGGCTGTCTCGGTGGCGGCGACGGCGAGGACGACGTCGAAGCGCTGGACGCCCCGGAGGGGACCGAAGTCGTGGAAGTCGGCCCGGACGGCAACTACGTCTTCGACCCGGAGGAGCTCACGGTTTCGACGGGGACGACGGTGCGGTTCGTCTGGCTGTCCGCGACCCACAACGTCGCCGTCACGAGCCAGCCAGAGGACGCCGACTGGTCGGGCCACGACACCATCGAGGACCGCGGCTTCTCCTTCGAGCACACGTTCGAGGTCCCGGGCCGCTACGAGTACGTCTGCACGCCCCACCGCGGCCAGGGGATGACGGGCGCAGTCGTCGTCGAGGAGTAA
- a CDS encoding DUF6612 family protein, with product MRRNVLHAVAVTALLVTAGCTGLSTGGDGTPDAAQLQDDAAAAMADAETYRMEMRMNVSAGGQSMTMTQDAVFDHDTERARVDATSAGRSTTTYIDGTTAYVNAGGVWRTQDLSEVEPWNDSSGIRQQRSVLQSANVTVNGSATVDGVETTVLSVEPETEELQSLVTQRTGSLDAVEVEDATYRMYVANDTHRLRQVEMNLEMTVGGQSAVADATTTVSEYGEPVNVSVPEAATEREQAALAPVAA from the coding sequence ATGCGACGAAACGTCCTCCACGCGGTGGCCGTGACCGCCCTGCTCGTGACCGCCGGCTGCACCGGTCTCTCGACGGGTGGCGACGGGACGCCGGACGCGGCCCAGCTACAGGACGACGCGGCGGCCGCGATGGCGGACGCCGAGACGTACCGGATGGAGATGCGGATGAACGTCTCCGCAGGCGGTCAGTCGATGACGATGACCCAGGACGCGGTCTTCGACCACGACACCGAGCGGGCGCGCGTGGACGCGACGTCGGCCGGGCGGTCGACGACGACGTACATCGACGGCACGACGGCGTACGTGAACGCCGGCGGCGTCTGGCGCACCCAGGACCTCTCGGAAGTGGAGCCGTGGAACGACAGCTCGGGCATCCGCCAGCAGCGGTCCGTGCTCCAATCCGCGAACGTCACCGTGAACGGGTCGGCGACCGTCGACGGGGTCGAGACGACCGTGCTCTCGGTCGAGCCCGAGACCGAGGAGCTCCAATCGCTCGTCACCCAGCGGACCGGGAGCCTCGACGCCGTCGAAGTCGAGGACGCGACCTACCGGATGTACGTCGCCAACGACACCCACCGGCTGCGGCAGGTCGAGATGAACCTGGAGATGACCGTCGGCGGGCAGTCCGCGGTCGCCGACGCCACCACGACCGTCTCCGAGTACGGCGAGCCGGTGAACGTCTCGGTGCCCGAGGCGGCCACCGAGCGGGAGCAGGCCGCGCTCGCGCCCGTCGCGGCGTAG